Proteins found in one Triticum aestivum cultivar Chinese Spring chromosome 4D, IWGSC CS RefSeq v2.1, whole genome shotgun sequence genomic segment:
- the LOC123100693 gene encoding MEIOTIC F-BOX protein MOF produces MHADAMEVAGGKRKRAASSDAGAGDGTDCLSNLPDCLLHGILSQLRSRQAVQTCALSRRWRQLWRAVPCVDIDAADFLVQVDGNPTIVVSDPSDHETEAALARLEDFADSLLSRRSLSAALMTGSALDTLRLRIHRQDTGGPRSSTGTAMLSRWIRRGLRLSPAELDVTGDGGPIKLPSLFSSAGGRRITKLRLDNVLLHRDAEGLLGSGGLPALEDLELSNVLLLPGVSVIASDTLRTLTVVDASRQSGLRRRSIIGIVAPRLASLRLEFRLARLTTVSFTVDEASSSCLAHASLRVLDIGEPRQDDDDHDDDSDGDDSDGDELDQQDTRSLVSDLSRILGSLCNVTSLHLSGFDDMYEYEKMNMPSIYRHYNVAATELLQAVLYESCYIFPNLTSLVLHDCDLGNRLQSLWHFLHNTPALQCLALKSCEWIDYPYGYSKRGQKQDLQTAAMPPNLKSVRIIDGDDKMMSTVKRKLSTATVTE; encoded by the exons ATGCATGCCGACGCCATGGAAGTCGCCGGCGGCAAACGAAAGCGCGCGGCCTCCTCCGATGCAGGCGCAGGTGACGGCACGGACTGCCTGAGCAACCTTCCGGACTGCCTCCTCCACGGCATCCTCTCGCAGCTCCGGTCCCGGCAGGCCGTGCAGACGTGCGCCCTGTCGCGGCGGTGGCGCCAGCTCTGGCGCGCCGTCCCCTGCGTCGACATCGACGCCGCGGACTTCCTGGTCCAAGTCGATGGGAATCCCACGATTGTTGTCTCCGATCCATCGGATCACGAGACTGAGGCGGCGCTGGCCAGGCTGGAGGATTTCGCCGACAGTCTGCTGTCCCGCCGCAGCCTCTCCGCCGCCTTGATGACGGGGTCGGCGTTGGACACCCTGCGCCTGCGCATCCATCGCCAGGATACAGGAGGCCCACGCAGCAGCACCGGCACGGCGATGCTCAGCAGGTGGATTCGCCGCGGCCTGAGGCTGTCGCCGGCGGAGCTCGACGTGACCGGCGACGGCGGCCCGATCAAGCTACCCTCCCTCTTCTCCTCTGCTGGCGGCCGCCGCATCACCAAGCTCCGCCTTGACAACGTGCTCCTCCACAGGGACGCCGAGGGCCTCCTCGGCTCTGGCGGGCTCCCCGCCCTTGAAGACCTGGAGCTCAGTAACGTCCTCCTCCTGCCCGGGGTGTCGGTGATCGCGTCGGACACGCTAAGGACCCTCACCGTCGTCGACGCGTCCCGGCAAAGTGGACTAAGACGCAGGAGCATCATCGGCATCGTCGCACCTCGCCTGGCATCGCTGAGGCTCGAGTTCCGGCTCGCCCGCCTCACCACGGTTAGTTTCACCGTAGACGAGGCATCATCCTCCTGTCTCGCCCACGCATCCCTCCGCGTACTGGACATCGGCGAGCCTCGGCAAGACGACGACGACCACGACGACGACAGCGACGGCGACGATTCTGACGGCGACGAACTAGACCAACAGGACACGAGGTCGCTGGTAAGCGATCTCAGCCGTATCCTCGGCTCCCTATGCAATGTCACCAGCTTGCACCTGTCGGGCTTCGATGACATG TATGAGTACGAGAAGATGAACATGCCGTCTATCTATCGACACTACAACGTCGCCGCCACCGAGCTTCTGCAGGCGGTGCTGTATGAGTCCTGCTACATCTTCCCCAACCTCACGAGCTTGGTCCTCCACGACTGCGACCTCGGAAACAGACTGCAAAGTCTCTGGCATTTTCTGCACAACACTCCTGCCCTCCAGTGCCTTGCTCTCAAAAGTTGTGAG TGGATAGACTATCCATATGGTTATTCGAAGAGGGGGCAAAAACAAGATTTGCAGACTGCGGCAATGCCCCCCAACCTCAAGTCGGTGCGAATCATTGACGGGGATGACAAGATGATGTCCACGGTGAAAAGGAAGCTATCCACGGCTACCGTCACCGAATGA
- the LOC123100694 gene encoding transcription factor GHD7, with translation MPMSCSLCGASNCPHHMNSPVLHHHHHHQEHRLCEYQFFAQGQHHHHHGAAADYPPPPPANCHHRRSWTTPFHETAAAGNSSRLTLEVDAGGQHTAHLLQPPAPPRATIVPFCGGAFTSTISNATIRTIDTEMMVAAAHNPTMQEREAKVMRYREKRKRRRYDKQIRYESRKAYAELRPRVNGRFVKVPEATASPSPPTSPYDPSKLHLGWF, from the exons ATGCCCATGTCATGCAGTTTGTGCGGCGCCAGCAACTGCCCGCACCACATGAACTCACccgttcttcatcatcatcaccatcatcaggAACACCGACTGTGCGAGTACCAGTTCTTCGCCCAaggccagcaccaccaccaccatggtgCGGCAGCGGACTACCCACCGCCACCGCCGGCCAACTGCCACCACCGCAGATCATGGACCACACCATTTCATGAAACAGCAGCTGCAGGGAACAGCAGCAGGCTCACGCTGGAGGTGGACGCGGGCGGACAACACACGGCTCACCTGCTGCagccaccggcgccaccaagagccACCATC GTGCCATTCTGCGGGGGTGCATTCACCAGCACTATTAGCAATGCAACGATCAGGACAATTGATACAGAGATGATGGTGGCGGCTGCCCATAATCCGACGATGCAGGAGAGAGAGGCGAAGGTGATGAGGTACAGggagaagaggaagaggcggcgctATGACAAGCAAATCCGCTACGAGTCCAGAAAAGCTTACGCCGAGCTCAGGCCACGGGTCAATGGCCGCTTTGTCAAGGTACCCGAAGCCACCGCGTCGCCATCACCCCCAACTTCGCCCTATGATCCTAGTAAACTTCACCTCGGATGGTTCTAG